The genome window ATTCGCTGCTCGGCCGTGCTTACGCTGCGCGTGTCGGGAGGCGTTCCGTCCGCCACGAGCACCGCGCCTGCGTGGCGGAGGGTGTCGTCGGCTGGGTCAGCATGGTCCGGCAGGACCACCCACGGCGAGCCGCCGCATCGCTGGATTAGGTCCACGTAGGGTTGCGCTGCTGCGGCGGACGAGGCGGTGATGGCGACGACGGGGCCTGGGGAAGTCATTGCGGACATGCACCTGGAGATAGTCGTTCCAGATATTGTACGCCACGAGGCGGCGCGTGCGGGCCTACTTGGCCAGCATCTCCTTGACCATGAGCTCCACGCCGTCGACTATCTTGTCGGTGAGCTTGCGGCCGGTCTCGGCGGTGGAGGCGGAGACACCGGCGTCCTCGCTGTAGGGGAAGGCGTCCACGCGCACGTTCTCGGGGCGGATGTGCATCGTGATAGAGGTCTCGAACTCTTTCGCGTGCGCGGGGAAGCCGGGAGTCTTTTGAACGCTGTTCACGAACTGCTCGTTCAGCACCTCCCAGTAGCTGTGGAAGCGGATGTCCACGCCGCCGTGCTCGCGCTCCAGGAACTGCTGCCACTGAGGCAGCGCGGCCTTCGTGATCGCGGAGTTCTTGACGTGGCCGTTGAGCATGAGCACGTTCTTGACGCCGTGGCGGACAAGACTCTCGACCGCGTCGAACATTACCGCCAGCCACGTGCCGGGCTTGGCGGTGAGGGTGCCGGCGGAGTGCATGTGGTGCTCGGCGATGCCTATGGAGACTGGCGCGGTGACGAGCACCTGCGGGTACAGCCGCTCCGCGACGCGTTCCGCCATGAACGTGCTGGATGCGATGTCGTTCTCGAGCGCCAGGTGCTCCAGGTGCTGCTCGATGCTGCCTGTCGCCACAATTGCCGCCTTGAACTGCCCCAGCGCAAGCGCCTCGCGCACCTCCCGCCGGGTCATCTTCTCCAGTCGACAAAGCCTATTCTCTACCACCAGCTTCTCCCGTATGCTTTTTCACTGCTCACTGCTCACTGCTCACTGCCGTCCTACCGTTTCTCGCCCGCCGCAAGGTCGCCTGCGACGCCGAAGCGCTGGGGCCGGCCCTGCTGGAGGTCCTCCATAATGACCGTCACGCCCTCCACGATCTTCTCCACCAGCTTTCTGCCGGTCTCCGCTGTGGCGGACGCCGCGCCCTCGTCCTTGCTGAAGGGGATCGCAGCCACGCGCACGTTCTCCGGGTAGATGGCCATCGTGAACGCGGTCTCGAACTCGCGGGCGTGGGAGGGGAAGCCGGGCGTCTTCTGGACGCCGCTGACGAAGTCCTTGGTGAGCACGTCCCAGTAGTTGTTGAAGCGGACGTCCACGTCCTTGCCGTACATGTGGTGGAGCTTCTGCTGCCACTGGCCGATGACGCCGTACACAGGGCGCTTGTTGCCGCCGTGGCCGTTGAGGATCTGCACCTTCTTGATGCCGTGGCGGACAAGGCTATCGATGGCGTCGTAGACTACCGCCAGCCACGCGCCCGGGCTCGTAGTCAGTGTGCCAGGGTGCTCCATGTGGTGCTCGGCGATGCCGATGTTGATGGGGACCGCCAGCACGATGCTGGGGTACATGGCCTCGCACACGCGCTGCGCGATATACTGGCACGAAGCGTTGTCCTGCACCAGCGCCAGGTGCTCCAGGTGCTGCTCAATGCTGCCCGTGGCGATGATTGCCGACTTGAATTTGCGTTCGCCGAGCGCCTCCCGGAACTCCCTCCGCGTGAAGCGTTCTATGCGGAACTCTCGCTCATTCATCGTGAGACCTCTGCCGGCGGTATGCTGGGGCCGGTCCCGTTGGGATGCGGCATCGCGCGGCTAGCGGGAAAAGTACACCCGCGCGCAGGGCCAGTCAAGGTGCGGGGGCGCGGTTTTCATTGACTGGGCAGTGGCACGGCGTTATGATGTTCGAGATAAGAGTCTCGTCCCCAGGAGGGTGGCCATGCGATTCGGCCCTACCGAGCTAATAATAGTACTGGTTATTGTGCTCATCATCTTCGGTGTGGGCAAGCTGCCGGAGATCGGCGGCGCCATGGGCAAGGCCATCCGCGAGTTCAAGCATTCGCAGGCGGACAAAGACGAAAATAAGGAAGGCGCCGCAGCCGCCTCTACGGGTCAGCCCGCCGCGAAGAAGGAATAGACCGCCTCCCCTCACCGACAATACATAGAGGCCCCTGAATCAACTCCGGGGCCTCTTCGTTTGCCTTTTTTACGCGCCCTGTTCGCTAGCCGCCTTCAGCTTCGCCGCCTTCCGGCGTCCCCGCGTCCCTATCCACGACAGCCATATCCCCAGTTCATACATCACGATAACGGGCAACGCCACCAGAGTCTGGTTTATCGGGTCGAAAGTCGGCGTAATGATGGCGCCGACTACGAAAGCTCCAACGATAGCGATGCGCCTGTTCTTCGCCAGGAAGGACGTGGTCACTATCCCGATCTTGGAGAGGAAGAACAGGACTATCGGCATCTGGAAGACTACGCCCATCCAGAACAGCAGCGTCACCATCAGCCCCACGTAGCTGCCGATGCGTATGTACGGCGTTGCCACGTCGTTCCCGAACGTGAGCAAGAAGTGAATGGCCGGGGGGAACAAGACATAATATCCAAAAATGGAGCCTGCGAGGAAGGAGAAGAGGGAGGCGGGTACCAGAGTGTATAGGTATACGCGCTCTTTGCCGCTCAGGCCGGGCGAAATGAACATTACAAGTTGGTACAGGAGGAACGGGAGCGCCATGAACAGGCCGGCGTAGATGGAGACCTTCATGATGGTCCCTACGTACTCGGTGAGCTCCGTATATACGGGCTTGTAGTCTGCGAGCTCAGGGTACTTACGCGCGGGCTCCAGCAGGAACTCGATCAGCACCTGGTGGAAGGTGAGGGCGACGCCGGTGCAGATGAAGACTACGATGGCGGACCACGTGACGCGGCCTCGGAGCTCGAGCAGGTGCTGCTGGATGGTGAGCTGCTTGTCGCTCAGCCTGCGCTTCCCGGTGGGGTTGCCGCTCACGTCAGGCTTCCTTATCGGCGCCGCTTTGCGGCGGCGGCGCGGGCCGGGGGCGCTGGAAGGGGACGGGGGCGTCGGGGTGCTGGGTGCTGGGTGCTGGGTGCTGGGAAACAGCCGGGGACGGGGCAGCCGCCGGGGGCGTTGCCTCGGGGGCGCGCGGGGGGCGGCCGGGGTCCATGTTCGCAGCGACGGGCGCGGGAGGCTCTGCGGGCGTTACGACCTGGGTCGGAGGCGCGGGCTGTGCGTCGTCCTTCGCCTTCTTAGGCTCGTCGTCGATGTCGAAGTCGAGGGAGGGAAGGTCGTCGAGGGTCTTGCGGAGCTCGCGGGAAGCCTTGCCGGCCATGCGCGCGGCATCGATCATCTTCTTCGGACCCAGGAGCACGAAGGCGATGAGGGCGACGATCAGGATCTCGGTTGTGCCCATGCCGAAGAAGTTCATCGCTTGCCCAGTCCTTGCCTCCTGGCTTCGCGGCACGCCCCGCACATCTGCGGGTGCGACCAGCCCTTTTTGACGCTCACTTCCACGCCGATGCCGTTGAGGAGGTATTCAACCTCATACAGCGGGAATCCCACGACGTTCAGGTAGCACCCCTCGATGCTCTCCACCGGCCGGAACGTTTCGTCCTGTATGGCGTACGCGCCTGCTTTATCGAACGGTTCGCCGGTGAGTACGTAGGCGGCGATCTCCGTATCTTTGTACCTTCGCATACGTACTTTTGTGGTCACTGCGGAGGCGAGCCACAGGCCTGACTCGCTGTCCATGACGGCGACGCCGGTTACGACCCGGTGCTCGCGGCCGCGGAGGCGTTCCAGCATGGACACGGCCTCCGTATTCGACTGCGGCTTGTTCAGGATATCGTCGTCCAGGACGACTGTTGTGTCCGCGCCGATGACGATAGCCGGTCCCACGGAAGGCGCCACGTCGCGCGCCTTGGTCTTGGCGAGCCGGATGACAAAACTCCCGGGCGGCTCGCCGGGGAAGCGGGTATCGTTCTCGCCTTCAGGCGGGACGATCTCCACCTCCGTATCAAGGGCGGCGATCAGATCTCGCCTGCGCTTCGAGCCGGATGCGAGCACCAGCCGCTTTGTCTCGTTCATTGTAACCCCGCGCCTTTGATAATCGCCACACACTCCACGTGGTGCGTCTGCGGGAACATGTCCACCGGCTGCAAGCGCTCCACCTTCAGGCCTCCCTGCGCGAGGATATCCAGGTCGCGGGCGAGGGAAGGGGGGTCGCAGGAGACGTAGGCTGTGCGCAGGGGCGAGCGGCGGAGGATCTCCGCGAGGGTGTCCGGGTGGCAGCCGACGCGCGGCGGGTCCAGGATGACGGCGTCTGGCCGGGCGTCGAGCGTGCGGAGGACCTCCTCGGTCTTCCCCAGGCGGAACTCCACGTTGGGGATGCCCTCGGCGTTGGCCCGGGCGTCCTTGACCGCCGGCTCCGACTCCTCGATCGCGATGACCTGCTTCGCGGAATCGGCGAGGAGGATGGCGAATGTGCCGACACCGGCGTACCCGTCAATAACCGTATCGTTCTGGCCGAGAGCCAGCATCTCGCCGACGAGTGTTATCAGTCGCTCCGCCTGGTGCGTGTTGACCTGGAAGAAGGAGGGCGAGGCGATGCGGAAGTACCTGCCGAGCATCTTCTCCCGGTAGTGCTTCTGGCCGGACTCGAGGGTAATCTCCGGGTTTGTTAGCTTCGGCTGGATGAGCATTTCGCCGCTGTTGATGCCGTACCGGATCGAGAACTGGCTGGTCTCCTGCAGCTTCCCCTGCAGGTGCTGCATCGCGCTGTTGATGCCTTCCGACTGGATCATGCACTGGTCTACCTGCACGAACCACCGGGTGAGGCGGTTCACATAGCCCAGGTGACCCTGTCGCCGGACGGTCAGGCGCGCGTGGTTGCGGTAGCCGAACTGGCTGGGCGCCGCCATCGTCTCCGCTATCGGAACGCCGGCGAGGGAAGGGTACCGGGCGATCTCGCGCTCGACGTACCGGCGCTTCAGCGTGAGCTGGTGCGGGTAGGCGATGTGCTGCCACTGGCAGCCGGTGCACGGGCCGAAGTAAGGGCAGGGCGGCGTGATGCGGTGAGGAGAAGGGGTGACCACGTCCGTGACGATGGCGGTGACGACCTCTTTCCTGCGGCGCTTGCTCTTGTACCGCCGCACCTGCGCAACGACCTCTTCCCCGACGATCCCGCCGAATACGCCGATGGGCTGCCCCTCGAAATATGCGATGCAATCGCCGGACTCGCCCATTTCTACGAGGGTGAGCCTGGCGAGCTCCTGCTCCGGAGCGCCCGCTTGATGCTGTGTTTGCGTGGAGGTCATTCATATCCGCCTGTGAAGGTGTACCCGAATATGGTACACCGGACGGCGCAGGCAGGGCAGGGATTCGCGAATTGTGGTCGTGGGCGTGCGGCACACACGAACATTTAGCAATACCTTGTATAGGACGAGTGTCTTGGGGGAAGTTGGTACTTACGATTAGCAACGAACACGCGTACGTATTTTGGACTAGGCATTGCATTTTGACTAGTCCACTCATACTATTAAGAAGCCGTTGCCAGGCTATTTAGTAGGTTAATACGAAAACTGTCGCCAGGAGGACTGAGTTGCATTCCCCCCGTGCACGTATTCTCGAATCCGTTACGGATTGCCGTCATAATTCTCGCCGCGCTAATCGCGGTCGTTTGGTGGGTTGCGGCATCGCAACCGGCCGCCGCATCAGGACCTACGAGCCTTAGCCGGACCCCGTGGCAGATGTTTCGGCCGGCTACGTACGTAAGCCCGGTACCTAACTACGGCACGCACGGCAATGTGAGTTACTACAACCACGCGCCTGCGATCCCAGGGCAGAACGACGCCGGGTGGGTGGCAGCCCCGAACGGTTCTACCATTGCCTTCGGACATGGTAGCTTCTCGCGTCTGACCCAGTGCTGGGTGCAGGTCGATTTTACCTACTTCCAGACTCTTGTCGATATTCCCCTCGGCACCACGCTTACAACTTTCAGCATCAACTTCTCCGGCATGGACGACGGTTCCCTCGTCACTATCTTTAACTCCGCGAACCCGGGCGGCCTTGTCGTTCCCGGAAGCTATGTGTTCCTGGGTGGTTCCGGCACAACCAACCTGGCGCCTCACATTGTCGCCGGCGAGACCAACCGCGTCGTGATAACGCAGATGGATGATTGCCCTGTGGGCAACACCCTGCAAAGCGCGGTTGTGAACCTCAACGGGACCGTTATTCCGCCGAACAGCCCGCCCACGGTAGCCGCTAACGCCGCGTCCGTGAGCGCCAACGAAGGCCCTGCAGGTATCGCCAACTCCGGCACCTACAGCGATTCCAACACAGGCGATAACGTTTCTATCACCGCGAGTGTTGGGACGGTCACGAAGACCGGTACTAATAGTGGGACATGGAGCTGGTCTAACACCGCTCCGAACGGCCCCGCTTCCTACCCCGTCACCATTACAGCGAACGACGGGAACGGCGGCTCGGCGCAAACGACATTCACCGCAACGGTCCTTGAAGCGCCTCCTGTCCTCACCGTCGGAGGGTCGGCAACCTATACCGAGGATAATGCCCCGGTTGTCATTGCGCCTTCCCTCTCTCTTACCGATCCCGGCAACGACAGTATCGACGGCGCGAAGGTTTCCATCGGGACCAATTTCAACCCATCCCAGGACAGTCTGGGTATTGCAGGCCCGCTGCCTGGAGGCATCTCATCCTCTTACAACGCCGCCAGCGGAGTGCTGACCCTCTCCGGAGTGGCCAGCCCCTCGGACTATCAGTAGGCGCTTCGCCAGGTGACTTTCCACAACAACAGCCAGAACCCCTCGGCAGCGCCTCGGACGGTTACGTTTAATATCGGCACCTCACTGGCTGCGGCAAATGGGCACTTCTATTCCTTTGTCTCAGCCTCCGGCGTCAAGTGGAATGATGCAAAGAACGCCGCGGCGGCTCTCAGCCTGTACGGTCTCCAGGGCTACATGGCTACCGTGACCTCCCAGGCAGAGAACGACTTCATTCTTGCGAAGGTGCAGGGGAACGGTTGGCTCGGCGGCACCGACCAGGCGGTTGAAGGCCAGTGGCGCTGGGTAACCGGTCCTGAGAACGGCCAGCTCTTCTCCTATGCCAACTGGGATTCCGGCGAGCCTAACAACTGCTGCGGCGGTGAGCACTTCGTTCACATGCTCGGCAACCCCGGTTTCGGCTCCAGGGTGGGCAAATGGAACGATCTTTACGACTTCCAGGACCAGGGCGACCTATACCGGCCGCTTGGTTACGTGGTTGAGTACGGCGGCATGCCCGGCGATCCTTCGAGCATCCAGCTTTCGGGCAATGTCACAGTGCATGTAGTCCCTGTTAACGACCCCCCGACCGTAGCGGCGAACGCCCTCTCCGTCGTCGTGAATGAGGGTCAAACGGCGATCAACGCAGGCAGCTACAGCTACATCGACAGCGCTTCTGTGGCTATCTCAGCCTCGATAGGTAACGTCACCAAGACCGGCGCCGCTAACGGCACATGGTCGTGGTCGTACGTCACCACGGACGGCCCGCCCAACAGCGGCCCTGTGACCATCACCGCGAATGACGGAAACGGCGGCACGGCTATAGCCACCTTCCAACTCACGGTAAACAACGTTGCGCCGACGTTGAATATCACCGGCACCAACAGCGTTTACTACACGGACTGGACCGCGGCCAACGTCGGCGGCGGCACGGCATCCGGGGTAATCACTCTTCCGGACGCTTCCACCATCAGTGTTTCCCTGAGCACCAGCGGCGGCGGCTTCTTCGGCGCTCAGACTAATGGCGGGACCAACTACTGGGTCCCTTCCGCGCCTTACATTAGTGCGCAGGTCCCCAACGCGCCGCCGGACTCGGATATTATCCAGATCCAGGGTGGGACGAACACCGTTTACACGGTGACTGTCTCCCAGCCCATTGTCGATCCCATCATGTCGATCCTGAGCCTGGGGAGCGGGCCGAACACAATTACCTACGATTTCAATGCGCCTTTTACAATTGTCAGCCAGGGGTCGGGTTTCTGGGGCGGATGCAGCACCTGTTTGCGCATCAGGCCCGGCGACGTCCTGGAAGGGCAGGAAGGCCACGGCACGATCAAGTTCCTGGGCACATACAGCAGCTTCTCGTGGACTGTGCCTAACCCAGAGGTCTGGCACGGGTTCACGTTTGCCGTCCGGTCCACCCAGGCGCTCGCTCAGACGGTGATAGTTGATGAAGGCCAGACGGCAACGAATAACGGCACCTGGGGCGATGTCCCTGCCGACACTGTGCTTGTCACCTCGTCCGTTGGAAGCGTTGTAACGAACCCCGACGGCACCTGGTCCTGGTCTTTCCCGACCAGCGACGGGCCTGTGCAGAGCCAGACTGTGACGATCACCGCCAGCGATGAGGACGGCGGCGTCACACAGAAGACATTCCCGCTGGTGGTGAACAACGTTGCGCCCACCATAACCGCGAAGTTCCAGGTCGCGCCCATACCGGAGGCCAGTGTATCCACCAGCGGCAATCTTGTTGTACAGGCGACGGACCCGGCGGGTTCCAACGACCCACTGGTCTATGAGTTTGACTGCGACAACAACGGCTCTTACGAGACGCCGGCTCACCCGAGCACCTCTGCCGCCGACTGCTACTTCCCGGACAACGGCAGCTACCCAGTGCCCGTGCGCGTTTCCGACGGCGACGGCGGAGTGGCAACCGGAACAATCACAGCGATAGTGACTAACGTTGCACCTACGGCGACGGCCTTCGGCAGCGTCATAAATGAGAACGGCCTCGCCACGGTCAACGGCACGATTTTCGACCCCAGCCCGGTGGACACCTTCACCGTCACGATTACCTGGGGTCCCGGCGAGGGCTCGACGGTACTGAGCCTGCCCGCCGGTTCCACGAGCTACAGCGCCACGCACCAGTACCTGGAAGACAATCCGACGGCCACGCCGTCCGATACGTACCCTGTGGGCGTGAGCGTCAAGGACGATGACAACGGAGTCGGCACGGCGACAACGAGCGTAACCGTTAACAACGTGGCGCCGTTCGACGTTAGCATTGGAATGACCGCCTACTCCTTCTTTGAGAACAGCACAGTGACACTGAACGGCATGTTCAAGGACCCTGGTACCCAGGACACCCACACGGTGGTTATCGATTGGGGCGCCGGTGAGACCAGCACAACCTTGACACTGGCCGCCGGCCAGCGCACCTTCAGCGCCTCACACCAGTACATGGACGACAATCCCACCACAACTCCCGCCGATGGCCTGACGGTGAGAGCAACAGTGACGGATGACGATGGCGGCGCCCAAGCCTCCGCTCTTGGTATTGTTGTACGTAACGCGGCGCCGTCGATTACAGCCACCGGATCGATCGTCGACGAGAACGGCACGGCGACAGCGTCGGGATCGATAAACGATCCGGGCAGCCTGGATACGTTTACGGTAATCATTACCTGGGGTCCCGGCGAGGGCTCGACGGTACTGAGCCTGCCCGCAGGTTCCACAAGCTACAGCGCCATGCACCAGTACCTGGACGACAATCCGTCCGGCACCGCGGCCGATGCATATGCGATCTCTGTGACGGCAATGGACGATGACACGGGCGTTGGGGCGGCAAGCACGACAGTAACCGTCCGCAACGTGCCTCCAAGCGTGACGGCGACCAACGCAACGATTTTTGAAGGCGGCACTGCTTCGATCATGGTCGCCGTTGCGGACATCGGCAGCCTCGACACGTGCACCCTGACCATCAACTGGGGCGAAGGCCCAACGGAAGTCTACTCGGTGGCTTGCAACGGCTCCGTTGACCTTTCGCACCAGTACCTGGACGACAACCCCACGGCAACTGCGATCGACGATTATGACGTCGTGGTGACGGTTACCGATGACGACACCGGCGTGGGCAGCGCGGGCGCCACCGTCACGGTTATCAACGTGGACCCGGTTGTTTCAGCATCGGCTGCGCCGAATCCTCAGTACTGGGGCTTGAATGTGAATTTCATTGCCTCAGCGACCGATGTTGGGACGCAAGATACGCACACCTTCGCCTGGGACTTCGGCGACACCAACACCGGCGCCGGCGCTTCGATCGCTCATGCCTACGCAAATCCCGGCCTATACACTGCGACGGCTACAGCGACGGACGACGACACGGGCTCGGACAGCTGGCCCCTTGCGATCAGCATCAAGAAGCGTGAGACCAGCCTGGTCTACACGGGCCAGACATCGTCGACGTTCGGTTTCGGGACAACGCTGTCCGCAAAGCTGAGCGACGCGGTTGTCTCCGGAGCGCCCATCGGCGGCAGGACGGTTACATTCACGCTTAACGCGGTCAACTACGCCGGCACAACGGCGGTGAGCGGCCAGACCAACGACGTGTCTGCCATTCCGCTGCCGCCGCTGATGCCGGGCACATACACTATATCCCTTAGCTTTGCGGGCGACACGCACTACCTGCCGTCGAGCGCAACGGCGACCCTGACCATAACCAACAGCGTTGGCTGCAAGATCACTGCCGGGACACTGCGTTCGGCCAATAACGGTCGCGGCGGATTCAATGTTCAGGCTACGGGCGCAACCACGGTCAAGGGTGAGCTGCAGTTCCAGAACAACAGCATCAATTTCCACGCGCCCAACATGACGGCGCTCGGCTGCTCCCCCGATGGCAAGAAGGGCTGGTTCGCCGGCACCGGCAAGAACGGGGACACCTTCCTGGCGCACGTGGAGGACAACGGCGAGCCCGGGAGCAATGACATCTTCAAGATATGGGTGAATGGCGTAGCGCGGAACGGCAACGGCGCGCTGACGGGCGGCAACGTCCAGATCCACAAGCCTTAAGTTCCGACGATCAGGCCCTGATTTGAGAAGACCCCCTCGCGAAGGCGAGGGGGTCTTCCTTTTTTCGTCACGCGGTTGCGGGCGGCGCGTCGCGCCGCAATCTCCGCGAAACCGCCTTATGGCGCCCTCCGTGTTATCATTGTCTGTGCAACTGACGCGCTGGAGGGACCATGGCGGAGAGAAGGCTGCCGGAGTGG of SAR202 cluster bacterium contains these proteins:
- a CDS encoding creatininase family protein, whose translation is MVENRLCRLEKMTRREVREALALGQFKAAIVATGSIEQHLEHLALENDIASSTFMAERVAERLYPQVLVTAPVSIGIAEHHMHSAGTLTAKPGTWLAVMFDAVESLVRHGVKNVLMLNGHVKNSAITKAALPQWQQFLEREHGGVDIRFHSYWEVLNEQFVNSVQKTPGFPAHAKEFETSITMHIRPENVRVDAFPYSEDAGVSASTAETGRKLTDKIVDGVELMVKEMLAK
- a CDS encoding creatininase family protein, with amino-acid sequence MNEREFRIERFTRREFREALGERKFKSAIIATGSIEQHLEHLALVQDNASCQYIAQRVCEAMYPSIVLAVPINIGIAEHHMEHPGTLTTSPGAWLAVVYDAIDSLVRHGIKKVQILNGHGGNKRPVYGVIGQWQQKLHHMYGKDVDVRFNNYWDVLTKDFVSGVQKTPGFPSHAREFETAFTMAIYPENVRVAAIPFSKDEGAASATAETGRKLVEKIVEGVTVIMEDLQQGRPQRFGVAGDLAAGEKR
- the tatA gene encoding twin-arginine translocase TatA/TatE family subunit, with amino-acid sequence MRFGPTELIIVLVIVLIIFGVGKLPEIGGAMGKAIREFKHSQADKDENKEGAAAASTGQPAAKKE
- the tatC gene encoding twin-arginine translocase subunit TatC; protein product: MPRPRLFPSTQHPAPSTPTPPSPSSAPGPRRRRKAAPIRKPDVSGNPTGKRRLSDKQLTIQQHLLELRGRVTWSAIVVFICTGVALTFHQVLIEFLLEPARKYPELADYKPVYTELTEYVGTIMKVSIYAGLFMALPFLLYQLVMFISPGLSGKERVYLYTLVPASLFSFLAGSIFGYYVLFPPAIHFLLTFGNDVATPYIRIGSYVGLMVTLLFWMGVVFQMPIVLFFLSKIGIVTTSFLAKNRRIAIVGAFVVGAIITPTFDPINQTLVALPVIVMYELGIWLSWIGTRGRRKAAKLKAASEQGA
- a CDS encoding twin-arginine translocase TatA/TatE family subunit; amino-acid sequence: MNFFGMGTTEILIVALIAFVLLGPKKMIDAARMAGKASRELRKTLDDLPSLDFDIDDEPKKAKDDAQPAPPTQVVTPAEPPAPVAANMDPGRPPRAPEATPPAAAPSPAVSQHPAPSTQHPDAPVPFQRPRPAPPPQSGADKEA
- the maf gene encoding septum formation protein Maf is translated as MNETKRLVLASGSKRRRDLIAALDTEVEIVPPEGENDTRFPGEPPGSFVIRLAKTKARDVAPSVGPAIVIGADTTVVLDDDILNKPQSNTEAVSMLERLRGREHRVVTGVAVMDSESGLWLASAVTTKVRMRRYKDTEIAAYVLTGEPFDKAGAYAIQDETFRPVESIEGCYLNVVGFPLYEVEYLLNGIGVEVSVKKGWSHPQMCGACREARRQGLGKR
- the rlmD gene encoding 23S rRNA (uracil(1939)-C(5))-methyltransferase RlmD, producing the protein MTSTQTQHQAGAPEQELARLTLVEMGESGDCIAYFEGQPIGVFGGIVGEEVVAQVRRYKSKRRRKEVVTAIVTDVVTPSPHRITPPCPYFGPCTGCQWQHIAYPHQLTLKRRYVEREIARYPSLAGVPIAETMAAPSQFGYRNHARLTVRRQGHLGYVNRLTRWFVQVDQCMIQSEGINSAMQHLQGKLQETSQFSIRYGINSGEMLIQPKLTNPEITLESGQKHYREKMLGRYFRIASPSFFQVNTHQAERLITLVGEMLALGQNDTVIDGYAGVGTFAILLADSAKQVIAIEESEPAVKDARANAEGIPNVEFRLGKTEEVLRTLDARPDAVILDPPRVGCHPDTLAEILRRSPLRTAYVSCDPPSLARDLDILAQGGLKVERLQPVDMFPQTHHVECVAIIKGAGLQ
- a CDS encoding PKD domain-containing protein yields the protein MTFHNNSQNPSAAPRTVTFNIGTSLAAANGHFYSFVSASGVKWNDAKNAAAALSLYGLQGYMATVTSQAENDFILAKVQGNGWLGGTDQAVEGQWRWVTGPENGQLFSYANWDSGEPNNCCGGEHFVHMLGNPGFGSRVGKWNDLYDFQDQGDLYRPLGYVVEYGGMPGDPSSIQLSGNVTVHVVPVNDPPTVAANALSVVVNEGQTAINAGSYSYIDSASVAISASIGNVTKTGAANGTWSWSYVTTDGPPNSGPVTITANDGNGGTAIATFQLTVNNVAPTLNITGTNSVYYTDWTAANVGGGTASGVITLPDASTISVSLSTSGGGFFGAQTNGGTNYWVPSAPYISAQVPNAPPDSDIIQIQGGTNTVYTVTVSQPIVDPIMSILSLGSGPNTITYDFNAPFTIVSQGSGFWGGCSTCLRIRPGDVLEGQEGHGTIKFLGTYSSFSWTVPNPEVWHGFTFAVRSTQALAQTVIVDEGQTATNNGTWGDVPADTVLVTSSVGSVVTNPDGTWSWSFPTSDGPVQSQTVTITASDEDGGVTQKTFPLVVNNVAPTITAKFQVAPIPEASVSTSGNLVVQATDPAGSNDPLVYEFDCDNNGSYETPAHPSTSAADCYFPDNGSYPVPVRVSDGDGGVATGTITAIVTNVAPTATAFGSVINENGLATVNGTIFDPSPVDTFTVTITWGPGEGSTVLSLPAGSTSYSATHQYLEDNPTATPSDTYPVGVSVKDDDNGVGTATTSVTVNNVAPFDVSIGMTAYSFFENSTVTLNGMFKDPGTQDTHTVVIDWGAGETSTTLTLAAGQRTFSASHQYMDDNPTTTPADGLTVRATVTDDDGGAQASALGIVVRNAAPSITATGSIVDENGTATASGSINDPGSLDTFTVIITWGPGEGSTVLSLPAGSTSYSAMHQYLDDNPSGTAADAYAISVTAMDDDTGVGAASTTVTVRNVPPSVTATNATIFEGGTASIMVAVADIGSLDTCTLTINWGEGPTEVYSVACNGSVDLSHQYLDDNPTATAIDDYDVVVTVTDDDTGVGSAGATVTVINVDPVVSASAAPNPQYWGLNVNFIASATDVGTQDTHTFAWDFGDTNTGAGASIAHAYANPGLYTATATATDDDTGSDSWPLAISIKKRETSLVYTGQTSSTFGFGTTLSAKLSDAVVSGAPIGGRTVTFTLNAVNYAGTTAVSGQTNDVSAIPLPPLMPGTYTISLSFAGDTHYLPSSATATLTITNSVGCKITAGTLRSANNGRGGFNVQATGATTVKGELQFQNNSINFHAPNMTALGCSPDGKKGWFAGTGKNGDTFLAHVEDNGEPGSNDIFKIWVNGVARNGNGALTGGNVQIHKP